The DNA sequence caattacattattaatacGTACAATTGAGTATCCATCTTTCGATAGATTCACATCCTTCAGGATTAATTTTAACACCACGATTCGTCCTATCTTAAGCTTGATATGATATTTTCTTTTGAACAACCAAGCCAAGAGAGTGGGGAAAAGCCTGAAAGTATTAGAAAAGTTAGGTAACAATCATCaaaacaaataacaaaaacaagatTCGATAAATACTGACCATGAAACACAGGAATATATCACTAAAAATATACAGCATAACACAATGAAGAAATTCATTTTAAGTTTATGATAATACTCAATCCATTACGAATGAAAACACAAACGAAATATATGATTTtccaaaattttattatttgttattaaaatttaacctCAAAATTCGCAAACTTTAGTAGGTAATAGATTTGtcaaacgtcaacgtcaacaGATTTCCCACAAAACCTCAGAATAAGTAGACTGTATTTGCCACAGACAAAGATAATATGGATGGAGGATGTACATATTCTGAGCACATGGAGGATCCAATACTACCTTCTACCAAAACTATATCTGTATCCTGTATCCAGCATAGAAAAACGCGGACTCGTCGTAATGGTATACAGTAACTTGCGTACACTCGGTAGAGAGTATTTTTGCCTTGCTTGCATGGTCGGAATATTTCGTAGGTGTTTCATATGGCGTACATGGTGCGCGCCTGCTCGGTCAAATGAGATGAGCCACGACGAGACTGAACAAGgcatacaattttatattctttactatactctgtccattatattattggttttttgacattcgaaatcccatacatatttgacgactgcaaaggaaaaccaactttacttaccagacataaggaaacgtctaaaatacaataacatggtggaagctctatatgtaggtattacttaGTAATCTCTattctaaaacaaaacaaaagaccCTTCCACAATCTAAcagattttaattaactaaaaatacatacatttctTACAATCAaacacattaaatttctatggcCAGGATCTCTTGGCTACATGTCCTTCATACTTCTTCCTAGTCTTGATACCAGAGACGATGGTGGAGCTCTTAGGAAATGCTGTTTTACCACCAAATAGTGGGTCTTTGTCTGAAAGAAAGATAGGATTTTTTATAGTCTTGTAACTGGAAAAGAACTTTATATTGTAGCCCTTatcatacaatacatatagaAGTCTTTGTACTTCAGAAATCGACAAACTCTTGAACTTGGTTTCAtgaatattataggtactgtATTATGTACTGTGAATAAGACTACCATTTGTACCATTTTAATTACTATGTCCTTGTTTGCTTGTAAATTGGAGTTATATGtgaaaaatactatttataaTGTATGATCATAATCCacataaatattgaaaagtattttaatacaGTCTAATATACTATCTTTAATGATATTGCTCAATGCTCTTTCTTGTTAGTATTACCTGGATGGAACCTGACATAGTCTTCTTGTATGTGGAGGTTCTTTGGCAGATCCATAGACTTGAGGGCATCAAATGGTGTTCTTGTGTCAACTGGAGTTGCGTAGAACATCAACAAGTCATCTgtaaaagataaataatacacTGTGAGTCGTAAATGAATTGAACTTAGAAGGGGATTGTATAAGGTTGTAAAACAATTTGTCTTGAAAACACAGTAATGAATATGAAAGTTATTGTACAGTGAACTCTTACAATGCTTGATAGTAGATCtctacaaaatttaaataagttatatgttctgttttttttatcaatatttattgaatattagTACTTTTACTTATAAATGTTCTACATACCAACACATTCAATAGAATGAAGGAGCGAGTTTGGCACACTGTGGCCCGTCTCTTTGAAGCAGGCGTTCAGCACTGCAAACTTTACATCCAGTCCTGAGAACTCTGAGCTTGGGTCCAAGCCGTGGGTGGCACAGATTTGCTTAATTGTCTCTTCAACATTCTCTGGAGGAGTGTATGGTTTATTTGGACGTAGGAATCTGTAATTTAATTGgttttaattatgtaatttctcACAACAACATTGTAATGTATACAAAGCCTGACTTTTTAATTGTTCCTGAACATAAATTTGTGGTGTGTTTGCTAAATAATACAGAACATAAACTTACCCTCTGGATGCTAAGGACTCCTGCTGTGCCTGAAGTTTCTTATCCACCTTTGGCACTCTCTTTCGGGCTACATTTCTAGCAAACGTAAGCTGTAAACAAATGTTACAAAGTGAGTTCCGACTCTGTCTCATAAcgataataaaatacaaacaaatcGATTACTTCATCACACCAACTAACCTGTAAACTGGATCGTGAAAGTGGAAGTAGTACATTCCGAaacatacttattttttttactgtctGTTACGTGGTAGTCTTACTATAAATCAAcacaattaaataattctttCTTATCTTTAAATAGTaagatataaaattattttagaaaatCACACCGAAATCACACACACAGAGTAAAATCATCTGATGAATTTATGACAAGTGAGTGACAGGTGACAGTGACAAACAGAGACAcagaacaaaaataatagtatgTGCGTTCCACTTAAAACAaatgctatattttttttaatttgtaaaacaaATCTAAAAAAATCCTTATTACGAGGTGCTACCATTTTATAAAGCAGCAGGATTCGAACTCACTGCGGCCGCGTTACGAATGAGAGCAGAGACCTTATCCGTTACGTCCGTTACGCTATTACGCCACTACGACTCTAAAAAATAGAATTAAATCATAGAGGGCGCTAGTAGTGCTGCATTTTTTACCACCGACACGGAAAAAGAagagtgttataagtttaacgtgtctgtgagTACATGTGGCTGGGTGTCTGTGGTATCGGTCTCTGGTAGCGTAGCTAGCAAACAGCTGAAGCAAtgtttatttgattttttcagcgttataggtaatgttaccccaAGTGCTTTAGCCATGTTCATGCCATGTTTCAAGAAAATTTAATCAGCCATTTGAAGATTATCAGTTCTTTTCTAGTGGATGAGGGGGTTTGATAAACTTCTTGATGTCCAATCGATTCCGAATTTCGTATCGTTTTATCAAAGTTACTTCaatgatttatttaagtactcaGGAGTAGAGATGGAATGGAAATAACGGCTTAAATtgtataacaaatttaaaCGTTATGCTTACTAAAATAAGCATGCTTAATATAATGCTGTAACGCTTAAAAAGCTTTTTCTTACGATACTGCGATTCGTTGTGAATttcaacaaaaatactttttctAACGATACTGCTGTTCGTTGTGAATTTCAACGAATCGCAGTATCGTTAGAAAAAGCTTTTTAAGCGTTACAGCattatattaaacaaaacCTACAACATGTTTTTCAATCAATTTTACTCcttatttcattcaaattaaGATTGATCTTAAtgcctaaaatatttatttgcgcCACCTGTATTCGTGAATTATAACTAACTGAAGCCTTTGATGTATGTTGATAGAAATTAGAATACTAGGTGATACATCGCTTAAGTTTGATACTGAAATAAATGGTAGATGGAGTTGATCGTTGACAACGACAAATCAAATTTACAACAATCTATCAACGTTGCaacgtttatttaaaaagcttTAAACGAAAAATGCTATTTCTTGGCAACGAGCTATCCTACAATTTTTAAAAAGCTCTGCTTAGTTTAGAGCTATTCGTTTAAACGACCACCTCTACTCAGGAATACCTAAGCTGTTCACCAGACGCGCCTCGGCTAGCATGCCGGACGCGTTGCAGAACCGCCGCAGCCCCATCAGTGCCCTGAATGGGTTATTGTACCTACTGGACTTCGTATAGTTCACCCACAGGCTGCAACTGCTATACTAAGTCCCAATTTCACCATACTCAGTTAGATCATaatcatctccatattaaattcttgacagatgtgtcaaaagtcaatcACTAATCCCTAGTTATGACCGGACCTAACCGAGTATGGCGAAAATGGGGAAAAGTCTATGGTCTTTGGGATATTAAAAATCTCCTTGTTGCTAGTGGCTggcacaataaaatattttcataatattttgcattaaaaaaaaacaataaaatcttAGTATCTTCTGTAACGAAGATTACACAAAGCGTTCCGGTATGCATAGTTCCAATAGATAATAAAAACCAACTGTTTTTTGTAATAGtcacaaaatgtttttttttatatttatgtgctTATTTTACATGTGCATTGAGTGGTTTTTAATCTCAAATATCGtatctaaatatatttttagcgaTATCACAGAGCAGTTTTTAGACTTATAACTATTGATCTTGAATTTAAGCGTGTAACGAAACGTACAGTATTTCTTTGATTAGTTCCCAGTTTGCCTACCTGTGGCAGCACTATCGGCTTGGCTTGTTGTTTCCTATCCGCCATTTTCCAGTCGCCATTGAAAGGTGAAAACTCCACTAAATGTCGGTGATGATTTTAAGATTTTGAGTGGTTTCTTTAACATTGGAACTGTTTTAAGTGTTGTGTATTGAAAATGAAGTGCCCAGGACTACCATGACGCATCAAAATCACCAAACAAACGGTGCCAGTCTCGAGGATTGCCACACAAACTTCTTTGCCTTGGTAAGTCACTTTTACATTGACGAAAGAACTCTGCACGTACTTTTCTTTCGAAACCATACTATGGTTTCCTCAATTCCCTCACTATACCGCATAATATCGAAAGATAATGCGATGTTGTATCGGAATTCCTCAATAAATTAGTTCATCATGTCAATGTAGTGGGATTCGAGGTTGGTATACAAAAATCACCCTATTGCGATATGGTCATCGATTTGATCTATTGCGTTGAAGATATATTACGGTACAATTTATGTCCCCGTGAGTAATGTTATTCGTTTGTTAGTCATCCTGGCATGATTCTTTACCATGGAAGTGGAGTCGAATTGCGTTGCTAACCCACAAAATGTCAACGCATTCGCCGACCGAGGCCAACAGAAGCCACTGGCCCATAGAGGTCATTTTGAATTTACCTGGCCGTAACGCGAACCGTAATGTGTTCGCAAGACTAGTTTCGTCAGGCGAGGAAATAACTTTCTTATTATTCTTTAGATTGTCGCTGAGCGAGGCTCGATAGGCCACACGGCGTATTGAGGCGGAGAAGGTTGGCTAGGGTCATTATTATCGCATGTTTGTTGTGTGTCGGCTCCGCGTATGTTGATAGGTGGCGCGAAGTTTATCAGATTGTGGAGTGCGGATTAGCGGCGGCGAGCGCGAGTCCACCTGACGCGTTGCCACATCTCCGCGGCGACGGCAccggcggcgcgcgctgcCCCCGTGCCCGCTCCCTCCGCTCCCGCTATCTCCGCGCGATA is a window from the Plutella xylostella chromosome 10, ilPluXylo3.1, whole genome shotgun sequence genome containing:
- the LOC105393653 gene encoding 39S ribosomal protein L50, mitochondrial encodes the protein MFRNVLLPLSRSSLQLTFARNVARKRVPKVDKKLQAQQESLASRGFLRPNKPYTPPENVEETIKQICATHGLDPSSEFSGLDVKFAVLNACFKETGHSVPNSLLHSIECVDDLLMFYATPVDTRTPFDALKSMDLPKNLHIQEDYVRFHPDKDPLFGGKTAFPKSSTIVSGIKTRKKYEGHVAKRSWP